The following proteins come from a genomic window of Triticum aestivum cultivar Chinese Spring chromosome 6A, IWGSC CS RefSeq v2.1, whole genome shotgun sequence:
- the LOC123132556 gene encoding probable LRR receptor-like serine/threonine-protein kinase At5g45780, with protein sequence MARLTFAAGAGAVVVVATAWLLAAAGVAAGDPPLSPKGLNYEVAALMAVKSRMRDEKGVMAGWDINSVDPCTWSMVACSPDGFVVSLQMANNGLSGALSPSIGNLSYLQTMLLQNNRISGEIPPEIGKLANLKALDLSGNQFIGEIPNSLGQLTQLNYLRLDKNNLSGQIPIDVAKLPGLTFLDISFNNLSGTVPKIYAHDYSLVGNKFLCNSSILHGCTHLNGGTNDTVSRPSNKTKNHHQLALAISLSVTCATIFVLFFVCWLNYCRWHLPFASSDQDLEMELGHLKHFSFHGLQSATDNFNSKNILGQGGFGVVYKGCLRNGTLVAVKRLKDPDVTGEVQFQTELELIGLAVHRNLLRLYGFCMTSKERLLVYPYMPNGSVADRLREYHHGKPCLDWSKRMQIAIGAARGLLYLHEQCNPKIIHRDVKAANILLDGSFEAVVGDFGLAKLLDRQDSHVTTAVRGTVGHIAPEYLSTGQSSEKTDVYGFGILLLELITGPKTLSNGHGQSQKGMIIDWVRELNEEKKLDKLVDRDLKDLFDVAELECAVDVILQCTLTNPILRPKMSEVLQALESNVTLAENGVDLNREALLPYGGSCSFSVRHGDPHDSSSFIIEPIELSGPR encoded by the exons ATGGCGAGACTAACCTTCGCCGCCGGCGCTGGCGCCGTGGTGGTGGTGGCCACCGCGTGGCTCCTCGCCGCTGCTGGTGTAGCGGCCGGGGACCCGCCGCTCTCACCCAAAGGTCTCAACTATGAAG TGGCGGCGCTGATGGCGGTGAAGAGCCGGATGCGGGACGAGAAGGGGGTGATGGCCGGGTGGGACATCAACTCCGTCGACCCCTGCACCTGGTCAATGGTCGCCTGCTCCCCCGACGGATTCGTCGTCTCGCT GCAGATGGCTAACAACGGATTGTCGGGGGCTCTGTCGCCGAGCATCGGGAACCTCAGTTACCTGCAGACAAT GTTACTACAGAATAACAGAATATCTGGTGAAATTCCTCCAGAGATAGGGAAGCTGGCCAATCTGAAAGCTCTTGATCTTTCAGGTAACCAGTTTATTGGTGAAATCCCGAATTCACTGGGGCAGCTTACTCAACTAAATTATTT GCGCCTTGATAAGAATAACTTGTCTGGACAGATCCCTATAGATGTTGCGAAGCTTCCAGGTCTCACATTCCT TGACATATCATTCAACAATTTAAGTGGTACAGTTCCAAAAATCTATGCACATGACTACAG TCTCGTGGGAAACAAGTTCCTTTGCAATTCCTCAATTCTACATGGCTGCACACATCTTAATGGAGGAACTAACG ATACAGTGTCTAGACCATCGAATAAAACGAAGAACCATCATCAATTAGCATTGGCGATTTCCTTAAGTGTCACATGTGCCACAATCTTTGTTCTGTTCTTTGTATGCTGGCTAAACTACTGCAGATGGCATTTGCCTTTTGCTTCTTCTG ATCAAGATCTTGAAATGGAACTGGGTCATCTGAAGCATTTTTCATTTCACGGCCTGCAAAGTGCAACAGACAATTTTAACTCAAAGAATATATTAGGCCAAGGCGGTTTTGGTGTTGTTTATAAAGGCTGTCTCAGAAATGGAACTTTAGTGGCAGTCAAGAGGTTAAAAGATCCCGATGTTACTGGTGAAGTCCAATTCCAGACAGAACTTGAGTTGATTGGCCTAGCTGTGCACAGGAACCTTTTGCGCTTGTATGGATTTTGCATGACCTCGAAAGAAAGGTTGCTCGTATATCCATATATGCCAAATGGCAGTGTTGCTGACCGCTTGAGAG AGTATCATCATGGAAAACCTTGTCTTGATTGGAGTAAACGTATGCAGATTGCTATTGGGGCTGCCAGAGGACTACTATATCTTCATGAACAATGCAATCCTAAGATCATTCACAGGGATGTCAAAGCGGCAAACATATTGCTTGATGGAAGTTTTGAAGCAGTCGTTGGGGATTTTGGATTGGCAAAACTACTTGACCGACAAGATTCGCATGTTACTACTGCAGTTCGGGGAACTGTTGGTCATATTGCTCCAGAGTATCTCTCAACAGGGCAGTCTTCAGAAAAGACCGACGTTTATGGGTTTGGTATTCTGCTGTTGGAACTGATCACTGGACCTAAAACCTTGAGCAACGGACATGGTCAGTCCCAGAAGGGGATGATTATAGATTGG GTTAGAGAGCTCAATGAGGAAAAGAAACTGGATAAACTAGTGGACAGGGATCTCAAAGATTTGTTCGATGTAGCCGAGCTAGAGTGTGCAGTCGACGTGATTCTCCAGTGCACGCTGACCAACCCTATTCTGCGGCCCAAGATGTCAGAAGTTCTCCAGGCCCTTGAATCTAATGTGACGCTGGCGGAGAATGGTGTGGACTTGAATAGAGAAGCGCTGCTGCCTTATGGAGGCTCTTGCAGTTTCTCTGTGAGACATGGGGATCCTCACGACTCATCGTCCTTCATAATAGAGCCAATTGAGCTATCCGGTCCTAGATGA
- the LOC123130488 gene encoding neurogenic locus Notch protein, with amino-acid sequence MGDTGANMGHWAGIYGVGGNGAAAAEGSVVTVSSPTSGGSGGGSPTRSAPGVEGGRVGKPARRRSRASRRAPVTLLNTDTTNFRAMVQQFTGIPSGPYGPAGAGGGPVISFGAGGGDYGLGGGMPVRPSPSSAVMSFDHLGHHRPSAATSSLQQQQHQQSQLFRPQQQQQYADYGGGGADMSFLHGFESSAEDRLLLQSIQAAQMLPRPASTNTPNGYNFG; translated from the coding sequence ATGGGCGACACCGGCGCGAACATGGGCCACTGGGCGGGCATCTACGGCGTCGGCGGCAatggggccgcggcggcggagggcaGCGTGGTGACGGTGTCGAGCCCGACGTCGGGGGGCTCGGGCGGCGGGAGCCCCACGAGGTCGGCGCCCGGGGTCGAGGGGGGCCGCGTCGGCAAGCCGGCGCGGCGGAGGTCCCGCGCCTCGCGGCGGGCGCCCGTCACGCTGCTCAACACCGACACCACCAACTTCCGCGCCATGGTGCAGCAGTTCACCGGCATCCCCTCCGGCCCCTACGGCccggccggcgcgggcggcgggcccgTGATCAGcttcggcgcgggcggtggcgacTACGGCCTCGGCGGCGGCATGCCGGTGCGCCCGTCGCCGAGCTCGGCCGTGATGTCGTTCGACCACCTCGGCCACCACCGCCCGTCCGCCGCCACGTCGtccctgcagcagcagcagcatcagcagAGCCAGCTGTTCCGgccgcagcagcagcaacagtacgccgactacggcggcggcggcgcggacatgtcgtTCCTGCACGGGTTCGAGTCGTCGGCGGAGGACAGACTGCTGCTGCAGAGCATACAGGCGGCGCAGATGCTGCCCCGGCCGGCCTCCACTAACACCCCCAATGGCTACAACTTCGGATGA